A single window of Hippocampus zosterae strain Florida chromosome 15, ASM2543408v3, whole genome shotgun sequence DNA harbors:
- the acsl3b gene encoding long-chain-fatty-acid--CoA ligase 3b → MRSGCLAHRNQAQPLIFLQDVSWSSSFFFSPSPIYIFPLKMKLKEDINPLLLQVFRSVVWVYSVITFIPWYFLSGAGTNLERARRIKARSISGHPAGPYRAINSQRELVAWLHPGVDTLDKVFEYAAKRFPQRDCLGTREVLSEEDELQPNGKVFKKVILGNYNWLSYEETYQAARMFGSGLASLGQRPRCNIAIFCETRAEWIVAAQACFMYNFPLVTLYATLGPMAIAHGLNETEVTHIITSNDLLQSRLKAMLCDVPRLQYVIVVDKKPPSWQDIPRGVTIHSMDAVKEMGSRPENLATHGRQPQSSDIAVIMYTSGSTGIPKGVMISHGNIIAGITGMAERIPNLNETDTYIGYLPLAHVLELSAELVCVSHGCRIGYSSPQTLADQSTKIKKGSKGDTSMLRPTLMAAVPEIMDRIYKNVMTKVEGMSKLQKTLFVLAYNYKMEQISKGYSTPLCDSLVFKRVRALLGGNTRVLLSGGAPLSAATQRFMNICLCCPVGQGYGLTETCGAGTISEVWDYSTGRVGAPLVCSEFMLKDWEEGRYYSTDKPNPRGEILIGGPNVTMGYYKNETKNREDFFVDGNGQRWFCTGDIGEFHPDGCLKIIDRKKDLVKLQAGEYVSLGKVEAVLKNCSLVDNICAYANSDQSYVISFVVPNHKLLMALAERMKVRGSWEEICNNPQIEKEVLRILTEAALSSKLERFEIPKKVRLCSEPWTPETGLVTDAFKLKRKELKTHYQEDIARMYGGK, encoded by the exons ATGAG GTCAGGTTGCCTCGCTCACAGAAATCAAGCACAACCACTGATCTTCCTCCAAGACGTCTCCTggtcttcctctttttttttttccccctccccaattTATATCTTTCCTCTAAAGATGAAGCTGAAGGAGGACATCAACCCCCTGCTCCTGCAGGTCTTTCGATCTGTTGTCTGGGTCTACTCTGTGATCACCTTCATACCCTGGTACTTCCTTTCCGGGGCAGGCACCAATTTAGAACGGGCCCGCCGCATCAAAGCGCGTTCAATTAGCGGCCACCCGGCGGGCCCGTACAGGGCCATCAACAGCCAACGGGAGCTGGTGGCGTGGCTGCACCCCGGGGTTGACACGCTGGATAAAGTGTTTGAATATGCAGCCAAAAGGTTTCCCCAGAGGGACTGTCTGGGGACCAGGGAAGTGCTGAGTGAGGAGGATGAGCTCCAACCTAATGGGAAGGTCTTTAAGAAG GTCATTCTTGGAAACTACAACTGGCTGTCATATGAGGAGACTTACCAGGCAGCCAGGATGTTCGGAAGCGGCCTGGCGTCCCTCGGCCAGAGACCTCGGTGCAACATTGCCATCTTCTGCGAGACCAGAGCCGAGTGGATCGTGGCGGCTCAAGcctgcttcatgtacaatttcCCAC TCGTCACCCTGTACGCCACTCTGGGACCCATGGCCATCGCCCACGGTCTGAATGAGACCGAGGTCACCCACATCATTACCAGTAACGACCTGCTGCAGAGTCGTCTCAAG GCGATGTTGTGCGATGTTCCGAGGCTGCAGTATGTCATCGTAGTCGACAAGAAGCCGCCGAGCTGGCAGGACATCCCCAGAGGCGTCACCATCCACAGCATGGACGCCGTTAAAGAGATGGGATCCAGGCCTGAAAATT TAGCGACTCACGGCAGACAGCCGCAGTCGTCGGACATCGCCGTCATCATGTACACCAGCGGCTCCACGGGCATCCCCAAGGGGGTCATGATCTCCCACGGCAACATCATCGCCGGCATCACCGGGATGGCAGAGCGAATTCCCAACCTCAA CGAAACGGACACCTACATTGGCTACCTGCCGCTGGCCCACGTTTTAGAACTCAGCGCCGAGCTGGTGTGCGTCTCTCACGGCTGTCGCATCGGCTATTCCTCCCCGCAGACTCTCGCCGACCAG TCCACCAAAATCAAAAAAGGCAGCAAAGGGGACACCAGCATGTTGAGACCGACGCTCATGGCCGCCGTACCG GAAATAATGGACCGCATTTATAAGAACGTGATGACAAAGGTGGAGGGAATGAGCAAATTGCAAAAGACGCTCTTCGTGCTGGCGTACAACTACAAGATGGAGCAGATCTCCAAAGGCTACAGCACGCCTCTTTGTGACAG TTTGGTGTTCAAGCGTGTCCGGGCACTGCTGGGCGGCAACACACGGGTGCTACTCTCAGGCGGAGCCCCGCTGTCGGCCGCCACGCAGCGCTTCATGAACATCTGTCTGTGCTGCCCCGTGGGGCAGGGATACGGCCTCACGGAGACCTGTGGAGCGGGCACCATCAGTGAGG TTTGGGACTACAGCACCGGACGGGTGGGCGCACCGCTTGTATGCTCAGAATTTATGCTCAAGGACTGGGAAGAGG GACGCTACTACAGTACGGACAAGCCCAACCCGCGCGGGGAAATCTTGATCGGCGGACCTAATGTAACAATGGGTTACTacaaaaatgaaaccaagaACCGCGAGGACTTTTTCGTGGACGGGAATGGCCAGCGATGGTTCTGCACTGGAGACATTGGAGAGTTTCACCCCGACGGATGTCTTAAGATCATCG ATCGCAAAAAGGACTTGGTGAAACTACAGGCCGGTGAGTACGTCTCTTTGGGAAAAGTGGAGGCCGTTCTGAAGAACTGCTCGCTAGTAGACAACATCTGTGCCTATGCCAACAG TGACCAGTCGTACGTGATTAGCTTCGTGGTGCCAAACCATAAACTGCTGATGGCACTGGCGGAGCGGATGAAGGTGCGGGGCTCGTGGGAAGAGATCTGCAACAACCCCCAGATAGAGAAGGAAGTGCTCCGCATCCTGACTGAAGCTGCTCTCTCAT CAAAACTAGAGCGGTTCGAGATCCCCAAAAAAGTGCGGCTGTGCTCGGAACCTTGGACACCAGAGACTGGCCTGGTCACAGACGCATTCAAACTCAAGCGCAAAGAGCTCAAAACGCACTACCAAGAAGACATTGCAAGGATGTACGGAGGCAAATAA